The Myxococcus fulvus genome has a window encoding:
- a CDS encoding phytoene desaturase family protein, with translation MSDLDYDVVVVGAGFGGLATALELTRRGARVALCESLSYPGGCASTFRRGGFAFESGATLFSGFEPHQLFGRWIREHALDVTVDWLDPVVELRTPGLRLPVTRDRARFIESLCALPEAPAPAIRRLFELQSQVAGALWAMFDDPDLLPPFDLRALFRHAARLHRYAPLARWLGRPLGAVLEHLGLSRFTPLRTYLDALCQITVQCSAAEAETPFALAAMDYYWRGTGHVRGGIGQLAWALARAVEAGGGTLMLANRVKGLSRQEGHWQVDTRRGVLRARHVVANLLPGGLMRLAGLSPERVGSMRVLSERVAEGWGAAMLYLVIKAPDAVTREASHLELVRDEQAPFIEGNHVFMSISGEEDTGRAPEGHRTVTTSTHVPLRKLGAMPIEEQARYIAGIQTRMRESLEQLAPEWMPHVTQVLPASPRTFQRFTQRESGAVGGVPRRAGLSHYRQLGPLRVMEGLWLVGDSAFPGQSTLATAVGGVRTAASVARES, from the coding sequence ATGTCGGACTTGGATTACGACGTGGTGGTGGTCGGCGCGGGCTTCGGAGGGCTCGCCACGGCGCTGGAGCTGACCCGGCGAGGCGCTCGCGTGGCGCTGTGCGAGTCGCTCAGCTATCCCGGCGGCTGCGCCAGCACGTTTCGCCGCGGTGGCTTCGCGTTCGAGTCGGGCGCGACGTTGTTCTCCGGCTTCGAACCGCATCAGCTCTTCGGCCGCTGGATTCGTGAGCACGCACTGGACGTGACGGTGGACTGGCTGGACCCCGTGGTGGAGCTGCGCACACCGGGGCTGCGGTTGCCGGTGACACGAGACCGGGCCCGCTTCATCGAGTCCCTTTGCGCCCTGCCGGAAGCGCCAGCGCCCGCGATTCGTCGCCTGTTCGAGCTCCAGTCCCAGGTGGCCGGCGCGCTCTGGGCCATGTTCGATGACCCGGACCTGCTGCCGCCCTTCGACCTTCGCGCGCTCTTCCGTCACGCCGCGCGGCTGCATCGCTATGCCCCCCTCGCGCGGTGGCTCGGGCGTCCGCTCGGAGCGGTGCTGGAGCACCTCGGCCTCTCGCGCTTCACCCCGCTGCGCACGTACCTGGATGCCCTCTGTCAAATCACCGTGCAGTGCTCGGCCGCGGAAGCGGAGACACCGTTTGCGCTCGCGGCGATGGACTACTACTGGCGAGGCACGGGCCACGTCCGGGGCGGCATCGGACAGCTCGCGTGGGCCCTGGCCCGAGCGGTGGAAGCCGGCGGTGGAACGCTGATGCTGGCGAACCGCGTGAAGGGCCTGTCTCGTCAGGAGGGACACTGGCAGGTGGACACCCGCCGAGGCGTGCTCCGGGCCCGACACGTGGTGGCCAACCTGCTGCCAGGAGGATTGATGCGCCTCGCGGGCCTGTCTCCCGAGCGCGTCGGTTCGATGCGCGTGTTGTCGGAGCGCGTCGCCGAGGGTTGGGGCGCGGCGATGCTCTATCTCGTCATCAAGGCGCCCGACGCGGTGACGCGCGAGGCGAGCCACCTGGAGCTCGTACGTGACGAGCAGGCTCCGTTCATCGAGGGCAACCACGTCTTCATGTCCATCAGCGGCGAGGAGGACACGGGCCGCGCACCCGAGGGACATCGCACGGTGACGACGTCCACGCATGTGCCCCTGCGCAAGCTGGGGGCGATGCCCATCGAGGAGCAGGCGCGCTACATCGCTGGCATCCAGACGCGCATGCGCGAGTCCCTGGAGCAGCTCGCGCCCGAGTGGATGCCCCACGTCACGCAGGTCCTTCCTGCGTCTCCGCGCACGTTCCAGCGCTTCACCCAGCGGGAGTCCGGCGCGGTGGGCGGCGTGCCCCGTCGCGCGGGCCTGAGCCACTACCGACAGCTGGGCCCGCTGCGCGTCATGGAGGGGCTGTGGCTGGTGGGCGACTCGGCGTTCCCCGGACAGAGCACCCTGGCCACGGCGGTGGGCGGCGTGCGCACGGCGGCGAGCGTCGCGCGCGAGAGCTGA
- a CDS encoding energy transducer TonB gives MFKSVIERQRAGRLGAGMGWSVAVHAALFGAVLVISARPAEVPPEPEPDLVIKLAARPQVAKGYTAPAQPKTQAAPPKPRKPKRDTFPTQISPVTMDPKPVDVEPEPVANTTDTGDTEPTGVPGGHPEGDPNSTVIGLPFVPGLPPGGNGEATGEDVIPFPSGMRAPVLLGGQPLDYTEQARVARVEGTVIAKCVITREGQVRDCRILKGLAHMDDHVTEALHTRRYSPVMFQGKAVSVSYVFTLRFKLPR, from the coding sequence ATGTTCAAGTCTGTCATCGAGCGGCAGCGAGCTGGGCGTCTGGGTGCTGGGATGGGGTGGTCCGTCGCCGTGCACGCGGCGCTCTTCGGCGCGGTCCTGGTCATCTCCGCGCGGCCCGCCGAAGTGCCGCCCGAGCCGGAGCCGGATCTCGTCATCAAGCTCGCGGCGCGTCCGCAGGTGGCCAAGGGCTACACGGCGCCGGCGCAGCCCAAGACGCAGGCGGCTCCTCCCAAGCCGCGCAAGCCCAAGCGCGACACGTTCCCCACGCAGATCAGCCCGGTGACGATGGACCCCAAGCCGGTCGACGTGGAGCCGGAGCCGGTGGCGAACACGACGGACACCGGTGACACCGAGCCCACGGGCGTCCCGGGAGGACATCCGGAGGGAGACCCGAACAGCACGGTCATCGGGTTGCCCTTCGTCCCCGGGTTGCCTCCGGGCGGCAACGGCGAGGCCACGGGTGAAGACGTCATCCCGTTCCCCAGTGGAATGCGGGCGCCGGTGCTCCTGGGTGGCCAGCCGCTCGATTACACGGAGCAGGCGCGCGTGGCGCGCGTGGAGGGCACCGTCATCGCCAAGTGCGTCATCACCCGCGAGGGCCAGGTGCGCGACTGCCGCATCCTCAAGGGCCTGGCGCACATGGACGACCACGTCACGGAGGCGCTGCACACCCGGCGCTACAGCCCGGTGATGTTCCAGGGCAAGGCCGTGAGCGTCTCCTACGTGTTCACGCTCCGCTTCAAGCTGCCGCGCTAG
- a CDS encoding sensor histidine kinase, with protein sequence MLRRLLPTLVALGCGLLALGWGLVSLQRIFTREREDAHAQVRSRRDALAHAATESLRQVLARQLEEQVSAIHAAVDNPLAPGEGFYLQFRGHQFLPRLTRPLPGHDMPARALYETLADHLRDGATPGPWEARLARLRAAESALREGSPARATALVEELLRYHANHALPADQELPFLLLAVEHLQQGPRSTPLVRSLLREGLPEEFGGIGRGAGLQRDLLRERQRFTQADFDFLQARILLLSSALGEPMGDFLERARETGAGALVMPEQLVEPMLLGQQWYVEPRGEVVYGIAVDIAAQLVPIAEDMRARGLFGNGGQVRLVGDRPAIPARELPVRVDLPEWSRAEVDIEARYGLKTLLVAVCGVLAAAIVALALVSQQRKYRFLELKSDFVATVSHELRTPLASIRLMGETLERKLAHAPEVRDYPTRIVQAADGLHFLVENILSFNRIDKGRWTLRPSRVRLEELVNPLRDDLAAATSTPVELTTDLNDAELEADPTLLRLLFSNLGRNACAYNQRTPVRLSVSARVIEGHGCTVLFRDNGVGIPDYEWENVFQDFYRLTPPGQDVHGSGLGLALCRKIMKLHHGDIQVASSTPEGTTFALTFHEPRR encoded by the coding sequence ATGCTGCGCCGGCTCCTCCCCACCCTCGTGGCCCTGGGCTGTGGGCTCCTCGCCCTTGGTTGGGGGCTGGTGAGCCTCCAGCGCATCTTCACGCGCGAGCGTGAGGACGCGCACGCACAGGTGCGCTCGCGCCGGGACGCGCTGGCACACGCCGCCACGGAGTCGCTGCGCCAGGTGCTCGCGCGGCAATTGGAGGAGCAGGTCTCCGCCATCCACGCCGCCGTGGACAACCCGCTCGCGCCGGGCGAGGGCTTCTACCTCCAGTTCCGCGGCCACCAGTTCCTCCCCCGCCTCACCCGTCCCCTGCCCGGCCACGACATGCCCGCGCGAGCGCTGTACGAGACGCTCGCGGACCACCTCCGGGACGGCGCCACGCCCGGCCCGTGGGAGGCGCGCCTGGCCCGGCTTCGCGCGGCCGAGTCCGCGCTCCGGGAGGGCAGCCCCGCGCGGGCCACGGCGCTGGTGGAGGAGCTCTTGCGCTACCACGCCAACCACGCGCTGCCCGCGGACCAGGAGCTGCCCTTCCTGCTGCTCGCGGTGGAGCACCTGCAGCAGGGGCCCCGCTCCACGCCGCTGGTGCGCTCGCTGCTTCGCGAGGGGCTGCCGGAGGAGTTCGGCGGCATCGGCCGAGGCGCGGGGCTGCAGCGTGACCTGCTGCGAGAGCGCCAGCGCTTCACGCAGGCGGACTTCGACTTCCTGCAGGCGCGCATCCTCCTGTTGAGCAGCGCCCTTGGCGAGCCCATGGGAGACTTCCTGGAGCGCGCGAGGGAGACGGGCGCGGGCGCGCTGGTGATGCCCGAGCAGTTGGTGGAGCCCATGCTGCTGGGCCAGCAGTGGTACGTGGAGCCCCGGGGCGAGGTCGTCTACGGCATCGCGGTGGACATCGCCGCGCAGCTGGTCCCCATCGCCGAGGACATGCGGGCGCGCGGACTGTTCGGCAACGGCGGTCAGGTGCGGCTGGTGGGAGACCGCCCCGCGATTCCGGCCCGCGAGCTGCCGGTGCGCGTGGACCTGCCCGAGTGGTCCCGCGCGGAGGTGGACATCGAGGCACGCTACGGCCTGAAGACGCTGCTGGTGGCGGTGTGCGGCGTGTTGGCCGCGGCCATCGTCGCGCTGGCCCTCGTGTCGCAGCAGCGCAAGTACCGCTTCCTGGAGCTCAAGAGCGACTTCGTGGCCACGGTGTCCCACGAGCTGCGCACGCCCCTGGCCTCCATCCGGCTGATGGGCGAGACACTGGAGCGCAAGCTGGCGCACGCGCCCGAGGTGCGCGACTACCCGACGCGCATCGTCCAGGCCGCGGACGGGTTGCACTTCCTGGTGGAGAACATCCTGTCGTTCAACCGCATCGACAAGGGGCGCTGGACGCTGCGCCCCTCCCGGGTACGACTGGAGGAGCTGGTCAACCCGCTGCGCGATGACCTGGCCGCGGCCACCTCCACGCCGGTGGAGCTCACCACGGACCTGAACGACGCGGAGCTGGAGGCGGACCCCACGCTCCTGCGATTGCTCTTCTCCAACCTGGGCCGCAACGCGTGTGCCTACAACCAACGCACGCCGGTGCGCCTGTCGGTGAGCGCCCGGGTGATTGAAGGCCACGGCTGCACGGTGCTCTTCCGCGACAACGGCGTGGGCATCCCGGATTATGAATGGGAGAACGTCTTCCAGGACTTCTATCGGTTGACGCCTCCTGGACAGGATGTCCACGGTAGCGGCCTGGGACTGGCGCTCTGCCGCAAAATCATGAAGCTGCACCACGGCGACATCCAGGTGGCCTCGTCCACGCCCGAGGGCACCACGTTCGCGCTGACCTTTCACGAGCCGCGTCGATGA
- a CDS encoding pyridoxal-phosphate dependent enzyme, giving the protein MYFPLSRLSPEGPVVLWGGELPSGGLKYLTFSRYLETVPEGACGLVELSGSSSSLALDALGRERGLPVLALTDTAGAAYLRDQGFGGEVRTVRRLSEAWEVALGYERQGWCWPRQLSNGALVGCVEGWAGELRDFVRDAFPSVRRVVCGFGTGATLVGLHRAFTPEGYEVVGLQPAKGSSLPGWRRWQEQNLGKEDLFHPHREEVVLETAAPKHSDSLAALLTYARAETHPEEMLVIGHNARPPFG; this is encoded by the coding sequence ATGTACTTTCCCCTGTCACGGCTGTCCCCCGAAGGGCCGGTGGTGCTGTGGGGGGGAGAGCTTCCCTCCGGTGGTCTCAAATACCTCACCTTCTCCCGATACCTGGAGACGGTGCCGGAGGGTGCGTGCGGACTCGTGGAGCTGTCCGGCTCCTCGTCCTCGCTCGCGCTCGACGCGCTGGGCCGCGAGCGGGGGCTGCCCGTGCTCGCGCTCACCGACACGGCGGGCGCCGCGTATTTGAGAGACCAGGGCTTTGGCGGCGAGGTGCGCACCGTGCGCCGGCTGTCCGAGGCCTGGGAGGTGGCCCTGGGCTACGAGCGTCAGGGGTGGTGCTGGCCCCGGCAGCTCTCCAACGGCGCCCTCGTGGGGTGCGTGGAGGGCTGGGCGGGCGAATTGCGCGACTTCGTCCGGGACGCCTTCCCATCCGTGCGGCGGGTGGTGTGTGGCTTCGGCACCGGCGCCACGCTGGTGGGGCTGCACCGCGCCTTCACCCCCGAGGGCTACGAGGTGGTGGGCCTCCAACCCGCGAAGGGTTCATCGCTGCCGGGCTGGCGCAGGTGGCAGGAGCAGAACCTGGGCAAGGAGGACCTGTTCCATCCCCACCGCGAGGAGGTGGTGCTGGAGACCGCCGCCCCCAAGCACTCCGACAGCCTCGCCGCGCTTCTGACGTATGCTCGCGCGGAGACGCACCCGGAGGAGATGCTCGTCATCGGCCACAACGCCCGGCCACCCTTCGGGTGA
- a CDS encoding TIGR02757 family protein, with the protein MTRRSKTHPGLSPRAVQHLRPRLDAVLASTDARTRIGFDPVEFPHRYQDARDIEVSALLAACLAYGRADLFRPKVDSLLKQMGPSPADFVRKLDIAGAKALLKGFVYRFNVGTDLAVLLLGMGQALREHGSLESLFVRGLTAEGSLHGGLSAFTTALRRIPMEPLREAMGPERGLHHLLPSPLGPGAAKRLNLFLRWMVRGPDTVDFGIWKRVSASALLIPLDTHIGRIAGHLGLTRRTDLTWRTAEEVTASLRALDAADPVRYDFALCHYGMSGACPARPLPENCERCPLLPACHVGPDVVAEATRRVPGASRPKGRAMSGGERR; encoded by the coding sequence GTGACACGCCGCTCGAAGACGCACCCTGGCCTGAGCCCTCGGGCGGTGCAGCACCTGCGCCCCCGGCTCGACGCCGTGCTGGCCTCCACGGATGCCCGGACCCGCATCGGGTTCGACCCGGTGGAGTTCCCCCACCGCTACCAGGACGCTCGCGACATCGAGGTCTCCGCGCTGCTCGCCGCCTGTCTGGCCTACGGGCGCGCGGACCTGTTCCGTCCCAAGGTGGACTCGCTCCTGAAGCAGATGGGCCCTTCACCCGCGGACTTCGTGCGGAAGCTGGACATCGCTGGCGCCAAGGCCCTGCTGAAGGGCTTCGTGTACCGCTTCAACGTGGGCACGGATCTGGCGGTGCTGCTGCTCGGTATGGGCCAGGCGCTGCGGGAGCACGGCAGCCTGGAGTCGCTGTTCGTGAGGGGACTTACAGCCGAGGGCTCGCTGCACGGCGGCTTGAGCGCCTTCACCACCGCGCTGCGCCGCATCCCCATGGAGCCCCTGCGCGAGGCGATGGGGCCCGAGCGGGGGCTTCATCACCTGTTGCCCTCGCCGTTGGGGCCGGGCGCGGCCAAGCGGTTGAACCTGTTCCTGCGGTGGATGGTGCGCGGACCGGACACGGTGGACTTCGGCATCTGGAAGCGGGTGTCCGCGTCCGCGCTGCTGATTCCGTTGGACACGCACATCGGCCGCATCGCCGGGCACCTGGGCCTGACGCGTCGCACGGACCTGACGTGGCGGACGGCGGAGGAGGTGACGGCGTCGCTGCGGGCGTTGGATGCGGCCGACCCCGTCCGCTACGACTTCGCGCTCTGCCACTATGGAATGAGTGGCGCGTGTCCGGCCCGGCCGCTCCCGGAGAACTGCGAGCGGTGTCCGCTCCTGCCTGCCTGCCATGTCGGGCCGGACGTGGTGGCGGAGGCGACCCGACGGGTCCCCGGTGCCTCGCGGCCCAAGGGCCGCGCAATGTCCGGTGGGGAACGTCGTTGA
- a CDS encoding tetratricopeptide repeat protein — protein MHRLLAVLCFVLVAGCASAPKSKPELKAAAAPEPSKRPPFLNPAEIIKRIEDSSVVYRIDGKDSPPGGWADQLWPQRVQALEAPRVVEQGGERVIVEWPESPEARALLDEAEPHFQAKRYEEAGKLYEKATTVCPQCYFAWNFRGDAAYFAGDSATALGHYQQATRLNPNDHRSWFFLGNALARLGRFEEALESWAWCLVLNPRYPVIRQFFRANAGLGLVVREDVIVPRGYAERDGAEISIQFDPDHDPAWFAFANCKALWLGEPSHRQEMTGTTKEHFTSLEEMECLGSALLVHENQKKKGETERSDPTLERLSRITEEGLLMQAVLFEVGARVHPQVVLTLDDDMRQRLKTYVLKHVLVPASSVGKYDL, from the coding sequence GTGCACCGCCTCCTCGCCGTCCTCTGCTTCGTGCTCGTGGCCGGTTGCGCCTCCGCCCCCAAGAGCAAGCCGGAGCTCAAGGCCGCCGCCGCACCGGAGCCCTCGAAGCGGCCGCCGTTCCTCAATCCGGCCGAAATCATCAAGCGCATCGAGGACTCGTCGGTGGTGTATCGCATCGACGGGAAGGACTCACCGCCGGGCGGCTGGGCGGACCAGCTCTGGCCGCAGCGTGTGCAGGCGCTCGAGGCGCCGCGCGTGGTGGAGCAAGGCGGCGAGCGCGTCATCGTCGAGTGGCCCGAGAGCCCCGAGGCGCGAGCGCTGCTCGACGAGGCGGAGCCGCACTTCCAGGCCAAGCGCTATGAGGAGGCGGGGAAGCTGTACGAGAAGGCCACGACGGTGTGCCCGCAGTGCTATTTCGCGTGGAACTTCCGCGGCGACGCGGCGTACTTCGCGGGCGACTCGGCCACCGCGCTGGGGCACTACCAGCAGGCCACGCGCCTCAACCCGAATGACCACCGATCGTGGTTCTTCCTGGGCAACGCGCTCGCGCGGCTCGGGCGCTTCGAGGAGGCGCTGGAGTCGTGGGCGTGGTGCCTGGTGCTCAACCCTCGCTACCCCGTCATCCGCCAGTTCTTCCGCGCCAACGCGGGCCTGGGGCTGGTGGTGCGCGAGGACGTCATCGTCCCTCGCGGCTACGCGGAGCGGGACGGGGCTGAGATCTCCATCCAGTTCGACCCCGACCACGACCCGGCGTGGTTCGCCTTCGCCAACTGCAAGGCGCTGTGGCTGGGGGAGCCGTCACACCGCCAGGAGATGACGGGCACCACGAAGGAGCACTTCACGTCGCTGGAGGAGATGGAGTGCCTGGGCTCGGCGCTGCTCGTCCACGAGAACCAGAAGAAGAAGGGGGAGACGGAGCGCTCGGACCCCACGCTGGAGCGACTGTCGCGTATCACCGAGGAGGGTCTGTTGATGCAGGCGGTGCTCTTCGAGGTGGGCGCCCGGGTGCACCCCCAGGTCGTGCTCACCCTCGATGACGACATGCGCCAGCGCCTCAAGACCTACGTGCTCAAGCACGTGCTGGTGCCGGCGTCATCGGTGGGCAAGTACGACCTGTGA
- a CDS encoding response regulator transcription factor, producing the protein MTTTSPPSTTRPTILIVEDDAHLRVGLRDNLLDEGYVVSEAPSARDAEPLLREREFDLLILDVMLPGEDGYSFCRRLRAQGVKSLVMMLTARSLEDDIVRGFEAGAQDYLTKPYRLRELLARVGALVRRAGTAPAQVTTFGGYSLDLGRRTVTKPDGVGVELTRTEFDLLAYLLRHRERALPRGEILDAVWGRDVVVDPRTVDNFVSSLKKKLGWTSASGFSIHTLRGVGYRMEVSSP; encoded by the coding sequence ATGACCACCACCTCACCACCCTCCACCACCCGTCCCACCATCCTCATCGTCGAGGACGACGCGCACCTGCGCGTGGGCCTGCGGGACAACCTGCTGGACGAGGGCTACGTCGTCTCCGAGGCCCCGAGCGCGCGCGACGCCGAGCCGCTCCTGCGCGAGCGCGAGTTCGACCTGCTCATCCTGGACGTCATGCTCCCGGGCGAGGACGGCTACAGCTTCTGCCGGCGCCTGCGGGCGCAAGGCGTGAAGAGCCTGGTGATGATGCTCACCGCGCGCTCGCTCGAGGACGACATCGTCCGCGGGTTCGAGGCGGGGGCGCAGGACTACCTCACCAAGCCCTACCGACTGAGGGAGCTGCTCGCTCGGGTGGGCGCGCTGGTGCGCCGCGCGGGTACGGCCCCGGCGCAGGTGACGACGTTCGGCGGGTACTCGTTGGATCTGGGACGCCGCACGGTGACGAAGCCGGATGGCGTGGGCGTGGAACTGACGCGCACGGAGTTCGACCTGCTCGCCTACCTGCTGCGGCACCGCGAGCGCGCGCTGCCTCGCGGCGAAATCCTGGACGCGGTGTGGGGCCGTGACGTGGTGGTGGACCCGCGCACGGTGGACAACTTCGTCTCCAGTCTGAAGAAGAAGCTCGGTTGGACGAGCGCTTCCGGGTTCAGCATCCACACGCTGCGCGGTGTGGGGTACCGGATGGAGGTCTCGTCACCATGA
- a CDS encoding hybrid sensor histidine kinase/response regulator, with protein MLATLVSVPPAVGEAVERGLRASGASPSCHVLSVTGADVIAAPVEEGLLVAWDAGGPLDALLEDVRRLHALRVVARTHLVVLTSRDDAQTEALAEAGADECVASVGSGWGARVVALRRRLALETQAHDVRALRRANTFLRSALDAVPEPLFVKDRQHRWVAVNHAFCGVMGHPAEALLGRSDHAFVAAHEADSFWRNDERVFLTGVPDESEETLTDRTGLARVLVTKKAVFDGAGENFLVCIIRDVTDQKRLESQLLLAERMASVGTLAAGVAHEINNPLAYVSSNLAYVRDLLALPELSAEQLPELREVVAEALDGAGRVCAIVRDLRTFARGDEERHGPVDVVRAVEGALRLVRNELTHRARMVCTLERVPPVHGNEVRLGQVVLNLLVNALQSLPERPAEENRVRVSLRTGRAGQVELEVSDNGHGMAPEVQRRIFDPFFTTRPVGEGTGLGLSICLTLVQAMGGRIEVSSAQGWGSTFRVVLPALAVGTVAAPESPVLGSVVPLAMRKRLLLIDDEPSVGNSVSRLVRDVYEVHAVQDAREALRRLSTGERFDAILCDLMMPGMSGMDFVVELERLAPELVLRTGLMTGGAFTAQAREFVGRHSRGLLEKPFERERLCTFVEHLFP; from the coding sequence GTGCTCGCGACACTGGTGTCGGTGCCTCCGGCGGTGGGGGAAGCGGTGGAGCGCGGCCTGCGCGCGTCGGGGGCGAGCCCGTCCTGCCATGTGTTGAGCGTGACGGGGGCCGATGTCATCGCCGCTCCGGTGGAGGAGGGGCTGCTGGTGGCGTGGGATGCGGGAGGGCCGCTGGACGCCCTGCTCGAGGACGTGCGCCGCCTGCATGCGCTGCGCGTGGTGGCCCGCACGCACCTGGTGGTGCTCACCTCTCGGGACGACGCACAGACCGAGGCGCTGGCGGAGGCGGGCGCGGACGAGTGCGTGGCCTCGGTGGGCTCGGGCTGGGGCGCGCGGGTGGTGGCGCTGCGTCGACGGCTGGCGTTGGAGACGCAGGCGCATGACGTCCGCGCCCTGCGCCGCGCCAACACGTTCCTTCGCAGCGCGCTGGACGCGGTGCCGGAGCCGCTCTTCGTCAAGGACCGACAGCACCGCTGGGTGGCGGTCAACCACGCCTTCTGCGGCGTCATGGGCCATCCCGCGGAGGCGCTGCTGGGGCGCTCCGACCACGCGTTCGTCGCCGCGCACGAGGCGGACAGCTTCTGGCGCAACGACGAGCGGGTCTTCCTCACCGGTGTCCCCGACGAGAGCGAGGAGACGCTCACCGACAGGACGGGGCTGGCCCGCGTCCTCGTGACGAAGAAGGCCGTGTTCGACGGCGCCGGGGAGAACTTCCTCGTCTGCATCATCCGGGACGTCACGGACCAGAAGCGCCTGGAGTCGCAGCTGCTGCTCGCCGAGCGGATGGCGTCGGTGGGCACGCTGGCCGCCGGCGTGGCGCACGAAATCAACAACCCGCTGGCCTATGTCAGCTCCAACCTCGCGTATGTGAGGGATTTGCTCGCGCTGCCGGAGCTGTCCGCGGAGCAGCTGCCGGAGCTGCGGGAGGTGGTGGCGGAGGCGCTCGACGGCGCGGGCCGTGTCTGCGCCATCGTCCGGGACCTGCGCACGTTCGCCCGGGGCGATGAAGAGCGACACGGTCCGGTGGACGTGGTGCGCGCGGTGGAGGGCGCGCTGCGACTGGTGCGAAACGAGCTGACGCACCGCGCGCGCATGGTGTGCACCCTGGAGCGCGTGCCGCCCGTGCACGGCAACGAGGTGCGGTTGGGACAGGTGGTGCTCAACCTGCTGGTCAACGCGCTCCAGTCGCTGCCCGAGCGGCCGGCCGAGGAGAACCGCGTGCGCGTCAGCCTGCGCACCGGACGCGCGGGACAGGTGGAGCTGGAGGTCAGCGACAACGGGCACGGCATGGCGCCGGAGGTGCAGCGCCGCATCTTCGACCCGTTCTTCACCACGAGGCCGGTGGGGGAGGGCACGGGGTTGGGGCTGTCCATCTGTCTCACGCTGGTGCAGGCGATGGGCGGGCGCATCGAGGTGAGCAGCGCGCAGGGGTGGGGGAGTACCTTCCGCGTGGTGCTGCCCGCGCTCGCGGTGGGCACTGTCGCCGCGCCGGAGTCCCCGGTGCTGGGCAGCGTGGTGCCGCTGGCCATGCGAAAGAGGCTCCTTCTCATCGACGACGAGCCCTCCGTGGGCAACTCGGTGAGCCGGCTGGTCCGGGACGTGTACGAGGTGCACGCGGTGCAGGACGCGCGCGAGGCGCTGAGACGGTTGTCCACCGGCGAGCGATTCGATGCCATCCTGTGTGACCTGATGATGCCGGGCATGAGCGGAATGGACTTCGTGGTGGAGCTGGAGCGGCTGGCGCCGGAGCTGGTGCTGCGCACCGGGTTGATGACGGGTGGGGCCTTCACCGCGCAGGCGCGGGAGTTCGTGGGGCGCCACTCGCGAGGGCTGTTGGAGAAGCCCTTCGAGCGCGAGCGCCTGTGCACCTTCGTGGAGCACCTGTTCCCATGA